From Nitratidesulfovibrio vulgaris str. Hildenborough, a single genomic window includes:
- a CDS encoding AsmA-like C-terminal region-containing protein — protein sequence MHRNRFLIGVACLLLSLLVVGGVLLPRLVSPERLAEEVRALVRERTGVVLDSRGGVTFSLLPQPAVILRDVTATVPESMFGNAAKGHASVIVCRPSWRSLLEGRLLLAGLELEDAVIEFEMALATDGLVSGTVAGSAYREASETMRRAPALQGGTGGNGTAVATPVSPAGDSVLNAPGSPDSPGSPEAPGVPVWRDLPVGVAAFLLRDLPCDFIRITRGRIVVSDAVADGIDFVFRRAGAAAHLNLQVSRVGQSVVSPGAGFAVPGAAVSGEAASSGGVLQHSGPFGGLHLKDVRVEIDDMRFLSAMPGGATPEPVTEATPQGIGAAVRVASGVGGSLAEGEVLFAADVRFVHGHGVLVDAGELGGRGTVALGGFPVPFELDIPFHRGAGQAFVVQDAALRLEGDSARLDAVCTLEGDVPVMEGALRLGHLSLPRWFGFARRLPPGLQHALDALQGTLDFRLTSQGVEVSRLEARVLDYVLRGRGGVTSFAAPVIFIEAGAPALDVNRIVPEITGRFPDAPRHDAPPPVPVPGTARAAAMDIPDVGYDIRIHTDAARVRGFDVGRLDFRCSPSASGTALLFDAPEAYGGAIRALLDILPVGYALDATLRRVRVAKPASILAGREVLTGLLDADMKLTAKGGPLASVLASMSGSLDATIKDGRIEARRKGHTEMLPLQLLRVSSRAQGAGLQAGAALPSRLWWSGAWQASWAAPGGWEGSLTFDGPLAFSTSTGLPESCSDVPAMLSMRFPSGDTANAATSKLLLKGNLSADTAQRSFTFSDLKGEVAGASVTGHARVSDRGGSSEQWAGTFVARHARLRDLLSRFGFDPGETADPDAFGPVSLRGTLAGDARGWEFSSFEAEADGSRMTGTMGYRFATSDTARPKWTFDVSLDRLDVDAHLPPPVQDSPPSEEPWDVSWMRRVDAEGLIRIREAVFRRQPLSRVVIPVSLNAGVLEVIPATAGFSGGRVTSSLRSEAGAGLTTRLRFDAVDFDLSPLVMRHWNRDYLGGKAHLSFDVEGLVVSSADIPRVFDGTWGFEVRDGFYSLRGAAGQEGRTPFSRASAKGTMMRGVLHNDDFSLRSLLMSMSGRGWVDLGLKRIDYTTDITLAKIPNLPIRFHGDLHSPKATVRELGIVTGTIGNIGSGVFGLLEGVLTAPLRVLESMGAGGARGDDTGGRSVSPPLGGDGGRPAQTVP from the coding sequence ATGCATCGAAATCGTTTCCTCATTGGTGTCGCCTGTCTCCTGCTGTCCTTGCTGGTCGTGGGAGGTGTGCTGCTGCCGCGTCTGGTTTCCCCCGAGAGGCTTGCTGAAGAGGTGCGCGCGCTGGTGCGTGAACGCACGGGCGTTGTACTTGACAGCAGGGGGGGCGTGACATTCTCGTTGCTGCCGCAGCCCGCTGTCATACTCCGCGACGTGACAGCCACCGTACCCGAATCCATGTTCGGCAATGCCGCGAAGGGGCATGCCAGCGTGATCGTCTGCCGTCCCTCATGGCGAAGCCTGCTTGAAGGGAGACTGCTGCTAGCCGGGCTTGAACTGGAAGATGCCGTCATAGAGTTTGAGATGGCGCTGGCAACGGATGGCCTTGTTTCTGGAACAGTGGCGGGCAGCGCATACCGTGAAGCCTCAGAGACCATGCGCAGGGCACCAGCCCTCCAAGGCGGTACGGGTGGCAATGGCACCGCCGTGGCGACTCCGGTATCGCCTGCTGGCGACAGTGTGCTCAATGCGCCGGGCTCACCGGATTCACCGGGGTCACCGGAGGCGCCGGGGGTGCCGGTCTGGAGAGACCTGCCCGTGGGAGTCGCCGCCTTTCTTCTGCGTGACCTGCCTTGCGATTTCATCCGCATCACTCGAGGACGTATCGTCGTATCGGATGCTGTCGCAGACGGCATCGACTTCGTTTTTCGTCGTGCAGGGGCGGCTGCCCACCTGAATCTTCAGGTCTCCAGAGTCGGACAGTCGGTGGTCTCACCGGGTGCGGGCTTCGCGGTACCGGGGGCTGCCGTATCGGGGGAGGCCGCGTCTTCCGGAGGCGTCTTGCAACACTCTGGACCTTTTGGCGGGCTGCATCTGAAGGACGTTCGTGTCGAAATCGATGACATGCGGTTCCTGTCTGCCATGCCGGGCGGCGCTACGCCTGAACCCGTGACAGAGGCAACGCCGCAGGGGATAGGTGCTGCCGTCCGCGTCGCTTCGGGGGTGGGAGGCTCACTTGCGGAAGGAGAGGTCCTGTTCGCCGCCGATGTCCGTTTTGTGCACGGGCATGGCGTGCTTGTGGATGCCGGCGAATTGGGAGGGCGGGGTACCGTTGCGCTGGGCGGTTTTCCCGTTCCCTTCGAGTTGGATATCCCGTTCCATCGCGGGGCGGGGCAAGCCTTCGTGGTTCAGGATGCGGCGTTGCGCCTCGAAGGGGATTCGGCTCGTCTTGATGCCGTCTGCACTCTTGAGGGCGACGTCCCCGTCATGGAAGGGGCCTTGCGTCTCGGTCACCTCAGTCTGCCTCGCTGGTTCGGCTTCGCGCGCAGGTTGCCGCCGGGCTTGCAACACGCCCTTGACGCCCTGCAGGGGACACTCGACTTCAGGCTGACGTCCCAAGGCGTGGAAGTCTCCCGCCTGGAAGCCCGTGTGCTGGACTATGTCTTGCGAGGGCGTGGCGGCGTCACATCGTTCGCCGCCCCCGTCATCTTCATCGAGGCTGGAGCCCCGGCGCTTGACGTGAACCGCATCGTGCCGGAGATCACCGGGCGTTTTCCCGACGCTCCCAGACATGACGCGCCGCCGCCAGTGCCTGTGCCGGGGACGGCACGTGCTGCTGCGATGGATATCCCCGACGTGGGTTACGACATCCGCATCCATACCGACGCTGCCAGGGTGCGCGGTTTCGACGTGGGACGTCTCGACTTCAGGTGCTCGCCCTCCGCGTCAGGGACCGCACTGCTCTTCGACGCACCGGAAGCGTATGGCGGGGCCATCCGGGCTTTACTGGACATCCTCCCCGTGGGGTATGCCCTCGACGCCACGCTGCGCCGGGTTCGTGTCGCGAAGCCTGCATCCATCCTCGCCGGGCGCGAGGTGCTCACCGGGCTGCTGGATGCCGATATGAAGCTGACGGCGAAGGGCGGGCCGCTGGCGTCTGTGCTCGCTTCCATGTCCGGTTCTCTTGATGCCACGATCAAGGACGGGCGTATCGAGGCCCGTCGTAAAGGGCACACCGAAATGCTTCCGCTGCAACTCCTTCGCGTCTCCTCCCGTGCCCAAGGGGCGGGATTGCAGGCGGGCGCCGCCTTGCCCTCACGGTTATGGTGGTCGGGGGCGTGGCAGGCGTCATGGGCGGCCCCCGGAGGCTGGGAGGGCTCCCTGACCTTTGACGGGCCTCTTGCATTCTCGACCTCGACGGGATTGCCGGAGTCCTGTTCCGATGTGCCCGCCATGTTGTCCATGCGGTTTCCGTCGGGGGACACGGCAAACGCCGCCACGTCGAAGCTGCTTCTGAAGGGGAACCTTTCCGCGGATACCGCGCAGCGCTCCTTCACATTCTCGGACCTGAAGGGTGAAGTCGCAGGCGCATCGGTGACGGGGCACGCTCGTGTCAGCGATCGGGGCGGTTCTTCTGAGCAATGGGCGGGTACGTTCGTTGCGCGCCATGCGCGTCTGCGCGACCTTCTGTCCCGGTTCGGTTTTGACCCGGGCGAGACGGCAGACCCTGATGCCTTCGGGCCTGTATCCTTACGAGGTACGTTGGCTGGTGATGCCAGAGGGTGGGAGTTTTCCTCCTTTGAGGCAGAGGCCGACGGCAGCCGCATGACAGGAACCATGGGCTATCGTTTCGCGACGTCTGATACTGCACGGCCCAAATGGACGTTCGACGTGTCATTGGACCGGCTAGACGTCGACGCCCACCTTCCCCCGCCCGTCCAGGACTCCCCGCCTTCAGAAGAACCGTGGGATGTAAGCTGGATGCGCCGCGTCGATGCCGAGGGGCTCATCAGGATTCGTGAGGCCGTATTCAGGCGGCAGCCCTTGAGTCGTGTGGTCATTCCCGTCTCCCTCAATGCCGGAGTGCTCGAGGTCATCCCTGCCACAGCCGGTTTCAGCGGCGGGCGGGTCACGTCCAGCCTGCGGTCGGAAGCAGGGGCAGGGCTCACTACCCGCCTTCGTTTCGATGCTGTCGATTTCGACCTTTCCCCTCTGGTCATGCGGCACTGGAATCGAGACTATCTCGGAGGCAAGGCGCATCTCTCGTTCGATGTGGAAGGGCTTGTCGTCAGTAGCGCAGATATACCCCGTGTCTTCGACGGGACATGGGGCTTCGAAGTGCGAGACGGCTTCTACAGCCTTCGCGGTGCCGCCGGTCAGGAAGGGCGAACGCCGTTCTCCCGCGCATCGGCGAAGGGTACGATGATGCGTGGTGTGCTGCACAACGACGACTTCAGCCTGCGAAGCCTGCTCATGTCCATGAGCGGAAGGGGCTGGGTGGACCTTGGGCTGAAGCGCATCGACTATACAACGGACATAACCCTTGCGAAGATACCCAACCTGCCTATCCGGTTTCACGGTGACCTGCATTCGCCAAAGGCGACGGTACGTGAACTGGGTATCGTGACCGGTACCATCGGCAACATCGGTTCGGGAGTCTTCGGTCTGCTGGAGGGAGTGCTCACAGCCCCGTTACGGGTACTCGAGTCTATGGGGGCTGGCGGGGCGCGCGGTGATGATACGGGCGGGCGCAGCGTCTCCCCACCGCTTGGCGGAGATGGCGGGCGACCTGCCCAGACCGTGCCCTAG
- a CDS encoding two-component system sensor histidine kinase NtrB gives MEIADKNAERSTIIIAVLTLVTIGLSLIVTTGQTLRQQEEAGTQYLTMTSRSVLQAVESSLRRGLFVRPTGPGLFSPGTAEFFRELEQTGDVLFVGVIDRNGGRVLSSRPAQEAGPLAFPPEALQQLAQKGEWYGRATFGARQTYVYGKRIVPGRGLAQDEDELPTFLVVGLDMTKHLGVYNRFRQNALFQAAYILAAAVFIWTLAMSFLKRREQAGRAAVLERFQARLLDNLPDGLITVSRSDTISAANPAAHGILGIAPGRLAGMSIAELPEGIVAPVARVAEGGSSAEPEAAAGRWFTRSVGGAHLEVLTLPIRQGDDDHDRLVIIRDRTQIRELEKNLSEAEKLAALGTLAAGVAHEIRNPLSALRGFAQYFAKKLVGRQPDETYAQTMVREADRLNRVITDLLYLSRPRAMDARAVSLGQLVADIGNLVRFDLEKRNIALKVSLGPDIVWADEDALKQAVLNLVLNSIDALEGLATGEREIHVSSAQGDGGTWVFVGDSGPGMSALQREQAFEPFFTTKKKGTGLGLALVHKTMREHDGRAQIDSEMGRGTTVSLFFPGNEGVVPCSPDVEVRK, from the coding sequence ATGGAAATCGCCGACAAGAATGCCGAACGCAGCACCATCATCATCGCCGTGCTCACGCTCGTTACCATCGGGCTTTCACTCATCGTCACCACCGGGCAGACCCTGCGTCAGCAGGAGGAGGCCGGGACACAGTACCTGACCATGACCTCGCGCTCCGTGCTACAGGCTGTCGAGAGTTCACTCCGCCGGGGGCTGTTCGTTCGTCCCACGGGGCCCGGCCTCTTCAGTCCGGGAACGGCAGAGTTCTTCAGGGAACTTGAGCAGACCGGAGACGTACTCTTCGTCGGGGTCATCGACCGTAACGGAGGCCGGGTGCTGTCGTCGCGTCCCGCACAGGAGGCCGGGCCTCTTGCCTTCCCCCCGGAAGCGTTGCAGCAGCTTGCCCAGAAGGGCGAGTGGTATGGCAGGGCGACGTTCGGTGCACGTCAGACCTATGTTTACGGCAAGCGTATCGTCCCCGGCAGGGGACTCGCGCAGGATGAGGACGAGTTGCCGACCTTTCTGGTGGTCGGGCTGGACATGACCAAGCACCTCGGCGTCTACAACCGCTTCCGCCAGAATGCCCTGTTTCAGGCTGCCTACATCCTCGCTGCTGCCGTGTTCATCTGGACGCTGGCCATGAGCTTCCTCAAGCGACGTGAACAGGCCGGGCGCGCGGCCGTTCTCGAACGCTTTCAGGCGCGTCTTCTCGACAACCTTCCCGATGGGCTCATCACCGTTTCACGGTCTGACACCATCAGTGCCGCCAATCCCGCTGCCCACGGCATTCTCGGCATCGCCCCCGGAAGGCTGGCGGGCATGTCCATAGCCGAACTGCCGGAAGGTATCGTCGCCCCTGTCGCGCGGGTTGCGGAAGGGGGCTCTTCCGCTGAACCGGAGGCGGCAGCCGGGCGATGGTTCACCCGTTCAGTCGGGGGGGCGCACCTTGAAGTCCTTACCCTGCCCATCCGGCAGGGCGATGATGATCACGACAGGCTGGTCATCATCCGTGACCGTACGCAGATTCGGGAACTTGAGAAGAACCTCAGTGAGGCCGAAAAACTGGCGGCGCTCGGGACTCTGGCGGCAGGCGTCGCCCACGAGATTCGCAACCCGCTGAGTGCCCTGCGCGGCTTCGCCCAGTATTTCGCGAAGAAGCTCGTGGGGCGTCAGCCCGATGAAACCTACGCCCAGACCATGGTGCGCGAGGCAGACAGGCTCAATCGCGTCATCACCGACCTGTTGTACCTCTCGCGGCCGCGGGCCATGGATGCGCGGGCCGTGAGCCTCGGTCAGCTTGTGGCAGACATCGGCAACCTTGTCCGTTTCGACCTCGAGAAGCGCAATATCGCCCTGAAGGTGAGTCTCGGACCGGATATCGTATGGGCCGATGAGGACGCCCTCAAGCAGGCGGTACTCAATCTCGTTCTCAACAGCATCGACGCGCTGGAGGGACTGGCGACCGGCGAACGCGAGATCCATGTCTCCTCTGCACAGGGCGATGGCGGCACGTGGGTTTTCGTTGGCGACTCCGGACCGGGGATGAGTGCCCTGCAACGCGAACAGGCTTTCGAGCCCTTCTTCACCACCAAGAAGAAAGGGACGGGGCTTGGGCTGGCGCTCGTCCACAAGACCATGCGCGAGCATGATGGTCGCGCCCAGATAGATTCGGAGATGGGACGCGGGACCACCGTTTCACTCTTTTTTCCGGGCAATGAGGGCGTCGTGCCCTGTTCCCCTGACGTGGAGGTTCGCAAGTGA
- a CDS encoding sigma-54-dependent transcriptional regulator: MKHLLVIDDEPGHRLMVRAVMEDVGWHVVEAGSGEEGLELLVHEQVHVVLLDMRMPGMDGQETLARILEIQPGLPVVMLTAYGTVGSAVEAMKCGAFDYLTKPADNEELVAVLEKAWEHRRLVVENEELRKRYVENDPTAPLVGASQVMHRMRDFIRQAGPSEATVLIMGESGTGKELIAQALHDASTRARQPLVKVNCAALPGHLLESELFGYVRGAFTGAVKDKPGRFQLARGGTLFLDEIGELPLELQAKLLRVLQERVVEPLGGVRPVSVDVRIIAATNRDLRREVAKGTFREDLYFRLNVLEVVSPPLRKRMEDLPQLVEELLGKLCRKNRKSIRCISADFFEALSRHSWPGNVRELENVLERALILSRTDSLSADALPPQLFGDEPQVADMQQERPVVDDDSRPCSLDEAEKGELLRALDVHGGHREKTADALGISRRTLQYKLKKFGLTRRA; the protein is encoded by the coding sequence GTGAAGCATCTTCTGGTGATTGATGATGAACCCGGTCACAGGCTCATGGTGCGTGCCGTCATGGAGGATGTGGGCTGGCATGTGGTCGAGGCCGGTAGCGGCGAAGAAGGGCTTGAACTCCTCGTCCATGAGCAGGTTCATGTCGTGCTGCTCGATATGCGCATGCCTGGTATGGACGGGCAGGAGACGCTTGCCCGCATCCTCGAGATACAGCCCGGACTTCCAGTGGTGATGCTCACCGCCTATGGCACCGTGGGGTCGGCCGTAGAAGCCATGAAGTGCGGAGCGTTCGACTACCTCACCAAACCCGCCGACAATGAGGAACTGGTGGCCGTGCTTGAGAAGGCATGGGAACATCGCAGGCTCGTGGTCGAGAACGAAGAGTTGCGAAAGCGGTACGTCGAGAACGACCCGACCGCCCCGTTGGTGGGGGCGAGTCAGGTCATGCACCGCATGCGTGACTTCATCAGACAGGCGGGGCCGAGTGAGGCGACGGTGCTCATCATGGGCGAGTCGGGCACAGGCAAGGAGCTTATCGCACAGGCACTTCATGATGCCAGCACGCGCGCCCGACAGCCACTGGTCAAGGTCAATTGCGCGGCACTGCCGGGACATCTGCTTGAAAGCGAGTTGTTCGGCTATGTCAGAGGGGCCTTCACAGGTGCCGTGAAAGACAAGCCGGGACGTTTTCAGCTTGCCCGGGGAGGAACGCTGTTCCTTGACGAAATCGGCGAACTTCCGCTCGAGTTGCAGGCCAAGCTGTTACGCGTACTGCAGGAACGCGTGGTCGAACCTCTGGGCGGTGTGCGCCCCGTTTCGGTGGATGTGCGCATCATTGCCGCGACCAACCGCGACCTGCGCCGCGAAGTGGCGAAGGGAACGTTCAGAGAGGACTTGTATTTCAGGCTCAACGTCCTTGAAGTCGTCTCGCCACCCTTGCGCAAGCGCATGGAGGATTTGCCGCAACTTGTCGAAGAATTGTTGGGGAAGCTTTGCAGAAAGAACAGGAAAAGCATACGCTGTATCAGTGCCGACTTTTTCGAGGCCCTGTCGCGGCATAGTTGGCCGGGCAATGTCCGTGAACTTGAGAACGTCCTTGAGCGGGCCCTCATCCTGAGCAGGACAGACTCGTTGTCTGCGGATGCCTTGCCTCCGCAACTGTTCGGAGATGAACCGCAGGTGGCGGACATGCAGCAGGAACGGCCTGTGGTCGATGATGATTCGCGACCCTGCTCGCTGGATGAGGCTGAAAAGGGTGAGTTGCTTCGTGCACTAGATGTGCACGGAGGGCATCGGGAGAAGACGGCGGATGCTCTGGGCATAAGCCGCAGGACGCTTCAATACAAGCTCAAGAAATTCGGGCTGACACGACGAGCCTAG
- a CDS encoding Hpt domain-containing protein — protein MATLDVQVVLDRLHGDRAFLGELYETFLEDFERRMSRMTADFSSGDREALARQAHSLKGAAATIGATDLHLAAASLDALCRNRQEDEIPGQWGKVVHAAQDARDAMLAWLAEERAAAGSPANS, from the coding sequence ATGGCGACACTCGACGTTCAGGTCGTGCTCGACAGGTTGCACGGAGACCGGGCATTTCTCGGAGAACTCTATGAGACGTTTCTGGAGGACTTCGAGCGGCGCATGTCCCGCATGACAGCCGACTTCTCGTCCGGTGACCGCGAAGCGCTGGCCCGGCAGGCGCATAGTCTGAAAGGGGCGGCGGCAACGATTGGTGCCACCGACCTTCATCTTGCCGCCGCCTCGCTCGATGCCCTGTGTCGTAACAGGCAAGAGGATGAGATTCCCGGCCAGTGGGGCAAGGTGGTTCATGCGGCGCAGGATGCCCGTGATGCAATGCTGGCGTGGCTGGCAGAGGAACGGGCTGCCGCTGGTTCTCCTGCGAACAGCTGA
- a CDS encoding OmpA family protein yields the protein MKFARYLALLAALVFACASSALAASPEKVLVPKISSFDFFVDYSGSMAMKHAKLGKDKIVVAKELMTAINAKIPALGYKGGLHTFAPSSEVIAQGPWDRAGYEKGIKSLKSNFDIFGRLTPMSQGFEKALPYVQNMQRKAAVILISDGEANVGMDPVTAAKAVAALKDVCIHVISLADTAKGQATLDAISKLSPCSVSVNGADLLNNEKALDKFVRDVFYDEQAPKAAAAPMEEVIVLRNVQFALNSAKLDASATSILTEAARIIKANPGKKLLVAGHTCNLGTDAYNLKLSDARAKSVKDFLVKQGVEASRLDTFGFGESQPKYDNGTEQGRSMNRRVELSFR from the coding sequence ATGAAATTTGCCCGTTATCTCGCACTGCTGGCAGCGCTGGTCTTCGCTTGCGCCTCCAGCGCCCTGGCCGCGTCCCCCGAAAAGGTCCTCGTCCCCAAGATTTCGAGCTTCGACTTCTTCGTGGACTACTCCGGCTCCATGGCGATGAAGCACGCCAAGCTGGGCAAGGACAAGATCGTGGTCGCCAAGGAACTGATGACCGCCATCAACGCCAAGATTCCCGCCCTCGGCTACAAGGGCGGCCTGCACACCTTCGCGCCCTCTTCCGAAGTGATCGCGCAGGGTCCCTGGGATCGTGCCGGCTACGAAAAGGGCATCAAGTCCCTCAAGTCCAACTTCGACATCTTCGGTCGCCTGACTCCCATGAGCCAGGGCTTCGAAAAGGCTCTGCCCTACGTCCAGAACATGCAGCGCAAGGCCGCCGTCATTCTCATCAGTGACGGTGAAGCCAACGTGGGCATGGATCCCGTGACCGCCGCCAAGGCCGTTGCCGCCCTCAAGGACGTATGCATCCATGTCATCTCCCTTGCCGACACCGCCAAGGGTCAGGCCACCCTCGACGCCATCTCCAAGCTCAGCCCCTGCTCCGTCAGCGTGAACGGCGCCGACCTGCTGAACAACGAGAAGGCCCTCGACAAGTTCGTCCGCGACGTGTTCTACGACGAGCAGGCCCCCAAGGCTGCCGCCGCCCCCATGGAAGAAGTCATCGTGCTGCGTAACGTCCAGTTCGCACTGAACTCCGCCAAGCTCGACGCTTCCGCCACCAGCATCCTCACCGAGGCCGCCCGCATCATCAAGGCGAACCCCGGCAAGAAGCTGCTCGTCGCCGGTCACACCTGCAACCTCGGCACCGACGCCTACAACCTCAAGCTGTCCGACGCACGCGCCAAGTCCGTCAAGGACTTCCTCGTGAAGCAGGGCGTTGAGGCCAGCCGTCTTGACACCTTCGGCTTCGGCGAAAGCCAGCCCAAGTACGACAACGGCACCGAACAGGGTCGCAGCATGAACCGCCGCGTGGAACTCTCGTTCCGCTAA
- a CDS encoding dihydrolipoyl dehydrogenase family protein, producing the protein MTYDVVILGAGPGGSRAALEAAAAGLRVAIVDKGSFGGTCLNWGCIPTKLLLGGTAAHPLLEVQKKLKTAQGTIDFDLTALQARKTRFINGTRQALEKQLRQAGIEVITGTARLAGPGHVEVVDGEGTRELAARNVIVATGSVPASFPGLAPDGEAVLDSTALLDVTEVPDSLIIVGGGAIGLEMGDFFSRLGTAITIVEGLDRLAPTEDPEIGQTLGKLLKREGWAIHTGRRVASLSTVEGKAQLRFEDGTELVADKALMAVGRRPATAGLGLETAGATLLGAGWVETNDHLLAAPGLYAIGDVNGRTLLAHAADHQARFVISHIASGSASSASGYPAPVMPSCIYGHTEVMRAGATVAELVASGHDVHVSTSQLIANPIAQAYGTTGGFIRVLWVEGQVRGISAVGHGVSHLVTLATVIVSQRWRWEDVHGIIFAHPTLDEALEAALLAPSQKV; encoded by the coding sequence ATGACCTATGATGTCGTGATACTCGGAGCAGGGCCCGGCGGAAGCCGGGCCGCCCTCGAAGCTGCGGCGGCGGGCCTGCGCGTCGCCATCGTGGACAAGGGCAGTTTTGGCGGCACCTGCCTCAATTGGGGCTGCATTCCCACCAAACTGCTTCTCGGTGGAACGGCTGCGCATCCACTCCTTGAAGTCCAGAAGAAGCTCAAGACGGCACAGGGAACCATCGATTTCGACCTGACCGCCCTTCAGGCGCGCAAGACGCGATTCATCAACGGAACCCGACAGGCCCTTGAAAAGCAGCTTCGTCAGGCCGGTATCGAGGTCATCACGGGTACGGCCAGACTCGCAGGCCCGGGACATGTCGAAGTGGTCGACGGTGAGGGAACACGGGAACTCGCAGCTCGTAACGTCATCGTCGCCACGGGCTCGGTGCCAGCCTCCTTTCCGGGCCTCGCACCCGACGGGGAAGCGGTTCTCGACTCCACGGCGCTTCTGGATGTCACCGAAGTCCCCGACAGCCTGATCATCGTCGGCGGGGGAGCCATCGGCCTTGAGATGGGCGATTTCTTCTCACGTCTCGGCACGGCAATCACCATAGTCGAAGGGCTCGACAGACTGGCGCCGACGGAAGACCCCGAGATAGGCCAGACGCTCGGCAAGCTTCTCAAGCGCGAGGGATGGGCCATCCATACAGGACGGCGCGTAGCCTCCCTGTCCACCGTCGAAGGCAAGGCGCAACTGCGTTTTGAAGACGGGACGGAACTCGTGGCCGACAAGGCGCTCATGGCCGTGGGCAGGCGTCCTGCCACAGCTGGCCTTGGCCTCGAGACCGCAGGGGCAACCCTGCTCGGCGCAGGATGGGTGGAGACCAACGACCATCTCCTCGCGGCACCGGGGCTTTACGCCATCGGCGACGTCAACGGACGCACCCTGCTTGCCCATGCGGCCGACCATCAGGCGCGCTTTGTCATCAGCCACATCGCGTCCGGGTCCGCCTCTTCGGCCTCCGGCTACCCTGCCCCTGTGATGCCCTCTTGCATCTACGGGCACACCGAGGTCATGCGCGCCGGTGCCACGGTTGCCGAACTCGTCGCATCGGGGCACGATGTACACGTATCCACCAGCCAACTCATTGCAAATCCCATTGCCCAGGCGTATGGGACAACTGGCGGATTCATACGCGTCTTATGGGTCGAAGGGCAGGTACGCGGGATTTCGGCCGTCGGTCACGGCGTGTCGCATCTCGTTACGCTGGCGACCGTCATCGTCTCGCAACGGTGGCGATGGGAAGATGTGCACGGCATCATCTTCGCCCACCCGACCCTTGATGAGGCCCTTGAAGCCGCACTGCTTGCACCTTCACAGAAGGTTTGA
- the gcvPB gene encoding aminomethyl-transferring glycine dehydrogenase subunit GcvPB — translation MKTVFAKSVPGRSAALPSAPSRKAADMLPAGLLRSKAPRLPEVSELDVVRHFTGLSRLNYSVDGNFYPLGSCTMKYNPKFTEHVAALPGFTRLHPLMAQLKGAGQYTQGALEVMWETERLLCEINGMAAFTLHPMAGAHGELTGVMLIAAYHKDKGNRKTKIICPDSAHGTNPASAALAGYEVVNIESKDGLVDPDALEAVLDDEVAALMMTCPNTLGLFEKHLPRIVEKLRAVDALLYYDGANLNAIMGKMRVGDVGFDVVHLNLHKTFGTPHGGGGPGSGPVGVSARLEPYLPISRVEKERDGHFFLNYDYPKSIGYVAPFYGNFGVLLKAYAYILRLGAEGLTRASEFAVLNANYMRCKLRGVLDIPHDRTCMHEFVASACNTAECGVRALDIAKALLDKGYHAPTIYFPLIVKECLMFEPTETESRETLDAFMDDLASIVEQGRQTPDALHDAPLHTPVRRLDETAAARNMVLTDDL, via the coding sequence GTGAAGACCGTATTCGCCAAATCGGTGCCCGGCAGAAGTGCCGCCCTTCCCTCGGCCCCTTCCAGAAAGGCTGCCGACATGCTGCCCGCCGGACTCCTGCGCTCGAAGGCGCCCCGGCTTCCCGAGGTGAGCGAACTCGATGTGGTTCGCCATTTCACCGGGCTTTCCAGACTCAACTACAGCGTGGACGGCAATTTCTACCCGCTCGGCTCATGCACGATGAAGTACAACCCCAAGTTCACCGAGCATGTCGCCGCGCTGCCGGGCTTCACCCGCCTGCATCCGCTCATGGCACAGCTCAAGGGGGCCGGGCAGTACACGCAAGGCGCTCTCGAAGTCATGTGGGAGACGGAGCGGCTGCTCTGCGAAATCAACGGCATGGCCGCCTTCACCCTGCACCCCATGGCCGGGGCGCACGGCGAACTCACGGGCGTCATGCTCATTGCCGCCTACCATAAGGACAAGGGCAACCGTAAGACCAAGATCATCTGCCCCGACTCGGCACATGGCACCAACCCCGCCTCCGCCGCACTCGCCGGGTACGAGGTGGTGAACATCGAATCGAAGGACGGCCTCGTCGACCCCGACGCGCTCGAAGCCGTGCTCGACGACGAAGTGGCAGCCCTCATGATGACATGCCCCAACACGCTGGGCCTGTTCGAGAAGCACCTGCCGCGCATCGTCGAGAAGCTGCGCGCCGTCGATGCCCTGCTCTATTACGACGGGGCGAACCTCAACGCCATCATGGGCAAGATGCGCGTAGGCGATGTGGGCTTCGACGTGGTGCACCTCAACCTGCACAAGACCTTCGGCACACCGCATGGCGGCGGCGGCCCCGGTTCGGGCCCCGTGGGCGTGAGTGCACGCCTTGAACCCTACCTGCCCATCTCGCGGGTCGAGAAGGAACGCGACGGCCACTTCTTCCTCAACTACGACTACCCCAAGTCCATCGGGTATGTGGCCCCCTTCTACGGCAACTTCGGTGTGCTGCTGAAGGCGTATGCCTACATCCTGCGTCTCGGGGCAGAAGGTCTGACGCGCGCCTCCGAATTCGCGGTGCTCAACGCCAACTACATGCGCTGCAAGTTGCGCGGGGTGCTCGACATCCCCCACGACCGCACATGCATGCATGAATTCGTCGCCTCCGCCTGCAATACGGCCGAATGCGGCGTACGTGCGCTGGACATCGCCAAGGCGTTGCTCGACAAGGGCTACCATGCCCCGACCATCTACTTTCCGCTCATCGTCAAGGAATGCCTCATGTTCGAGCCTACCGAGACAGAAAGCAGGGAGACTCTCGACGCCTTCATGGACGACCTTGCCTCCATCGTCGAACAGGGACGGCAGACCCCGGACGCGTTGCACGACGCGCCGCTGCACACTCCCGTGCGACGCCTTGATGAGACGGCTGCAGCCCGCAACATGGTGCTGACCGATGACCTATGA